From a single Pyxidicoccus xibeiensis genomic region:
- a CDS encoding TolC family protein, with protein MSALALGFLGLVAAPGMGLAQTPERPAEQPPVPPAELRAMRAVPSVSLEEAIARALKTNPQVAQAAGTVTTSEAAERSAFGAYLPTLSANASGSLASSERVDPETGAVSSGSSDTYSAGLSAGWDVFTGGQRSATRKQTRAQSNAAEAQLTAQQSTAVFDVERSFYEVLRAAGLEDVARSRIERAKQNAEAAERRLAVGSATRSDVLRAQLDLTTARESLLTAQTQRSTASLALGRLIGEDGPVDAKPVDDSALKPLALTEEALVTEIVARAPSVLAAEANLRANEAGVGVAKSNYLPTVQLSAGYDWFNQDLAVTGGRTSWSVRLGLSYPIFDGFLREERVVRARTAASVSQTQLADTRRSVQSGVGQSLGQLRLAEERITLAEQSVQVAREDLKVQEERYRLGATTILELLTSQENVVTAETNLVSSRFDYRIARAELSALAGRSL; from the coding sequence ATGTCGGCCCTGGCCCTGGGCTTCCTCGGGCTGGTGGCCGCGCCGGGTATGGGCCTGGCCCAGACGCCCGAGCGCCCGGCCGAGCAGCCCCCGGTGCCCCCGGCGGAGCTCCGGGCGATGCGCGCGGTGCCGAGTGTGAGCCTGGAGGAGGCCATCGCCCGGGCCCTGAAGACGAACCCCCAGGTGGCGCAGGCCGCCGGCACGGTGACGACGTCCGAGGCGGCCGAGCGCAGCGCCTTCGGTGCGTACCTGCCGACCCTGTCGGCCAACGCGAGCGGCTCGCTGGCGAGCAGCGAGCGGGTGGATCCGGAGACGGGCGCGGTGTCGTCGGGCTCCAGTGACACGTACAGCGCGGGCCTGTCCGCCGGGTGGGACGTCTTCACGGGCGGGCAGCGGAGCGCGACGCGCAAGCAGACGCGGGCGCAGTCGAACGCGGCGGAGGCGCAGCTCACCGCGCAGCAATCCACCGCGGTGTTCGACGTGGAGCGCTCGTTCTATGAGGTGCTGCGCGCGGCGGGGCTCGAGGACGTGGCCCGCTCCCGCATCGAGCGGGCGAAGCAGAACGCGGAGGCGGCGGAGCGGCGGCTGGCGGTGGGCTCGGCGACGCGCTCGGACGTGCTGCGCGCGCAGCTGGACCTGACCACGGCGCGCGAGTCCCTGCTCACCGCGCAGACCCAGCGCTCCACCGCGTCGCTGGCGCTGGGCCGGCTCATCGGCGAGGACGGGCCGGTGGACGCGAAGCCCGTGGACGACTCGGCGCTGAAGCCGCTGGCGCTCACCGAGGAGGCGCTGGTGACGGAGATTGTCGCGCGGGCCCCCTCGGTGCTCGCGGCGGAGGCGAACCTGCGCGCCAACGAGGCGGGCGTGGGGGTGGCGAAGTCGAACTACCTGCCCACGGTGCAGCTGTCCGCGGGCTATGACTGGTTCAACCAGGACCTGGCCGTCACCGGCGGCAGGACGAGCTGGTCGGTGCGCCTGGGCCTCTCCTACCCCATCTTCGACGGCTTCCTCCGCGAGGAGCGCGTGGTGCGCGCGAGGACCGCGGCGTCGGTGTCGCAGACGCAGCTGGCGGACACGCGACGCTCGGTGCAGTCGGGCGTGGGCCAGTCGCTGGGCCAGCTCCGGCTCGCGGAGGAGCGCATCACCCTGGCCGAGCAGTCCGTCCAGGTGGCGCGCGAGGACCTCAAGGTCCAGGAGGAGCGCTACCGCCTGGGCGCCACCACCATCCTCGAGCTGCTGACGTCGCAGGAGAACGTCGTCACCGCGGAGACCAACCTGGTGTCGTCCCGCTTCGACTACCGGATTGCCCGCGCCGAGCTGTCTGCGCTCGCTGGGAGGTCGTTATGA
- a CDS encoding two-component system sensor histidine kinase NtrB — protein sequence MQEDAMQWESPGRRSAMSGAPWWRPRGPRLPWVAAALMCAVLLSAAWFIRASALESSSLVTRGMANVIGMAAFEAFRDFNGPPSQQALDGFLAANRDGGLRYVAVYEDKQVLAAAGERSPGEFREGPDLKLEGGRVRFMHRLRRPRFPQAEGAAPGANPASAQAPAPPPPTEAGPPQDPRRGLRIAYEFEPLTALELESRSQRLLVVAIISSLGILVLAFAFSRSLAQREALSEELERGRRLAALGTMSAVLAHELRNPLASLKGHAQLLAERVERDEVLRPKADRVVSEAVRLEQLMNDLLGFVRSGELRRAEADPNDVLRAAVEATGEASVEAHYLPERLRLPVDAGRLQQALENVLRNAVQASPEGTRVEASVEQEGRSLVFTVKDHGPGIPAGEEERIFEPFVTGRLRGVGLGLAITRRIVELHGGTVSARSHAGGGAEFRLTVPARGS from the coding sequence ATGCAGGAAGACGCCATGCAGTGGGAGTCACCGGGCCGGAGGTCGGCGATGAGCGGCGCGCCCTGGTGGCGTCCCCGGGGGCCCCGGCTGCCCTGGGTGGCGGCGGCGCTGATGTGCGCGGTGCTGCTGTCTGCGGCGTGGTTCATCCGCGCCTCCGCCCTGGAGTCCTCCTCGCTCGTCACGCGCGGCATGGCCAACGTCATCGGGATGGCCGCGTTCGAGGCCTTCCGGGACTTCAACGGCCCTCCGAGCCAGCAGGCGCTCGACGGCTTCCTCGCGGCCAACCGGGACGGCGGGCTGCGCTACGTGGCGGTCTACGAGGACAAGCAGGTGCTGGCTGCGGCGGGGGAGCGCTCGCCGGGGGAGTTCCGGGAGGGGCCGGACCTCAAGCTGGAGGGGGGCCGCGTCCGGTTCATGCACCGGCTGCGTCGGCCCCGCTTCCCCCAGGCGGAGGGCGCCGCGCCCGGTGCGAATCCGGCATCCGCGCAGGCACCCGCGCCCCCGCCTCCCACCGAGGCAGGGCCTCCGCAGGACCCGCGCCGCGGGCTGCGCATCGCCTACGAGTTCGAGCCGCTCACCGCGCTGGAGCTGGAGTCGCGCTCGCAGCGGCTGCTGGTCGTGGCCATCATCTCCAGCCTGGGCATCCTGGTGCTGGCCTTCGCCTTCTCGCGCTCGCTGGCCCAGCGCGAGGCCCTCTCGGAGGAGCTGGAGCGGGGGCGCCGGCTGGCGGCGCTCGGCACGATGTCCGCGGTGCTGGCGCACGAGCTGCGCAACCCGCTGGCCTCGCTCAAGGGCCACGCGCAGCTGCTGGCCGAGCGGGTGGAGCGGGATGAAGTCCTGCGCCCCAAGGCGGACCGGGTGGTGAGCGAGGCCGTCCGGCTGGAGCAGCTGATGAACGACCTGCTGGGCTTCGTGCGCAGCGGGGAGCTGCGGCGCGCGGAGGCGGACCCGAACGACGTGCTGCGCGCGGCGGTGGAGGCCACGGGCGAGGCGAGCGTGGAGGCCCACTACCTGCCGGAGCGCCTGCGGCTTCCGGTGGACGCGGGCAGGCTCCAGCAGGCACTGGAGAACGTGCTGCGCAACGCGGTGCAGGCAAGCCCCGAGGGCACACGGGTGGAGGCGAGCGTGGAGCAGGAGGGCAGGTCCCTCGTCTTCACCGTGAAGGACCACGGGCCGGGCATCCCCGCGGGTGAAGAGGAGCGCATCTTCGAGCCGTTCGTCACCGGACGGCTGCGCGGCGTGGGGCTGGGCCTCGCCATCACCCGCCGCATCGTCGAGCTGCACGGCGGCACCGTGAGTGCCCGCAGTCATGCCGGCGGTGGCGCGGAGTTCCGCCTCACCGTCCCCGCCAGGGGGAGCTGA
- a CDS encoding tetratricopeptide repeat protein, with amino-acid sequence MGTDLYRDGMARLEAGDVGEGRRLLEEALRNSPGDAKAMYGLALALDLAGERVRALELLELANARAPAEPEPACDLAMSLLERGEDARAEQVLTPVLAAQPDKARSNLYMALALAKTDPARARTHVAKVLKASDPDLRRQAEALDRVLAEHAPA; translated from the coding sequence GTGGGAACGGACCTTTATCGCGACGGGATGGCCCGGCTGGAAGCGGGAGACGTGGGGGAGGGGCGGCGGCTGCTGGAAGAAGCGCTCCGGAATTCCCCAGGGGATGCGAAGGCGATGTACGGGCTGGCGCTCGCGCTGGACCTGGCGGGAGAGCGCGTCCGGGCGCTGGAGCTGCTGGAGCTGGCGAATGCCCGCGCGCCGGCCGAGCCGGAGCCCGCGTGTGATCTGGCCATGTCACTGCTGGAGCGGGGCGAGGACGCACGGGCGGAGCAGGTGCTGACGCCGGTGCTGGCCGCTCAGCCGGACAAGGCGCGCAGCAACCTCTACATGGCCCTGGCCCTGGCGAAGACGGACCCGGCCCGGGCGCGAACCCATGTGGCGAAGGTGCTGAAGGCCTCGGACCCGGACCTGCGGCGGCAGGCGGAGGCCCTGGACCGGGTGCTGGCCGAGCACGCGCCGGCCTGA
- a CDS encoding ABC transporter ATP-binding protein has translation MSTSPTPRTAAAQGPGSARDISDVVIRVEGLRKDYKMGSEVVRALRGVDLTIRRNEYVAVMGPSGSGKSTFMNLIGCLDVPSGGQYWLNGQPVAGMSEDALARIRNRELGFVFQSFNLLPRASALDNVALPLIYARVAKKERRERAAAMLEKVGLGERKDHRPNELSGGQRQRVAIARALVTQPALLLADEPTGALDSKTGEEIMALFGELHAQGQTLMLVTHESDIAAHAQRVLFLKDGVIERDERKRD, from the coding sequence ATGAGCACGTCCCCTACTCCGCGGACGGCCGCGGCCCAGGGCCCGGGCAGCGCGCGCGACATCTCGGACGTGGTCATCCGCGTCGAGGGGCTGCGCAAGGACTACAAGATGGGCTCGGAGGTGGTGCGCGCGCTGCGAGGCGTGGACCTGACCATCCGCCGCAACGAGTACGTGGCGGTGATGGGCCCGTCCGGCTCCGGCAAGTCCACCTTCATGAACCTCATCGGCTGCCTGGACGTGCCCAGCGGCGGGCAGTACTGGCTCAACGGCCAGCCGGTGGCGGGCATGAGCGAGGACGCGCTGGCCCGCATCCGGAACCGGGAGCTGGGCTTCGTGTTCCAGAGCTTCAACCTGCTGCCCCGCGCGTCCGCGCTGGACAACGTGGCGCTGCCGCTCATCTACGCGCGGGTGGCCAAGAAGGAACGGCGCGAGCGCGCGGCGGCGATGCTGGAGAAGGTGGGCCTGGGCGAGCGCAAGGACCACCGGCCGAACGAGCTGTCCGGCGGTCAGCGCCAGCGCGTGGCGATTGCGCGCGCGCTGGTGACGCAGCCGGCGCTGCTGCTGGCGGACGAGCCCACGGGCGCGCTCGACAGCAAGACGGGTGAGGAGATCATGGCCCTCTTCGGCGAGTTGCACGCCCAGGGCCAGACGTTGATGCTGGTCACGCACGAGTCGGACATCGCGGCGCATGCCCAGCGGGTGTTGTTCCTGAAGGACGGCGTCATCGAGCGGGACGAGCGGAAGCGGGACTG
- a CDS encoding sigma-54-dependent transcriptional regulator — MARILVADDEEGVRTFLAEALEYEGHVVTTAADGDEAARLLARQGVDLLLTDLKMPGLDGLALLRKVREEQPDVEVIVLTAIGSVESAVAAMKAGAFEYLQKPVSSPAELRLTVARALERRALLNFKAGARHTSGEVVLSWGAPAMAPVVEALRKVAPTQATVLLMGESGTGKEVAARALHQQSERAEGPFVAVNCAALTETLLESELFGHEKGAFTGAVAQRRGRIELAQGGTFFLDEVGELKAELQAKLLRVLQERRFERVGGTRTLEADVRWVAATNRDLKAMMARGEFREDLYHRLAVFPIRLPSLRERREDLKPLAELLLRRIGEELGRPGLRLSPEASERLVAFPWPGNVRELRNALERAAILTDGQVVEPRHLWMDPPGGSTPAPAGTAPEGGRLPDKTLEELERMAIEQAISDEGGNRKRAAQRLGIGLRTLYDKLRRYGMQ, encoded by the coding sequence ATGGCGCGCATCCTGGTGGCGGACGACGAGGAGGGCGTGCGCACGTTCCTCGCCGAGGCGCTCGAGTACGAGGGCCACGTGGTGACGACGGCCGCGGATGGCGACGAGGCGGCGCGGCTGCTGGCCCGGCAGGGCGTGGACCTGCTGCTGACAGACTTGAAGATGCCCGGGCTGGACGGCCTGGCACTGCTGCGCAAGGTGCGCGAGGAGCAGCCGGACGTGGAGGTCATCGTCCTCACCGCCATCGGCTCGGTGGAGAGCGCGGTGGCGGCGATGAAGGCCGGCGCCTTCGAGTACCTCCAGAAGCCGGTGAGCAGCCCCGCCGAGCTGAGGCTGACGGTGGCGCGGGCCCTGGAGCGCCGCGCGCTGCTCAACTTCAAGGCTGGGGCCCGGCACACCTCGGGCGAGGTGGTGCTGAGCTGGGGCGCTCCGGCCATGGCGCCGGTGGTGGAGGCCCTGCGCAAGGTGGCGCCCACCCAGGCCACGGTCCTCTTGATGGGGGAGAGCGGCACCGGAAAGGAAGTGGCCGCGCGCGCGCTGCACCAGCAGAGCGAGCGGGCCGAGGGGCCCTTTGTCGCAGTCAACTGTGCGGCCCTCACGGAGACGCTGCTGGAGAGCGAGCTGTTCGGCCACGAGAAGGGGGCGTTCACCGGGGCGGTGGCCCAGCGGCGCGGGCGCATCGAGCTGGCCCAGGGCGGCACCTTCTTCCTGGACGAGGTGGGTGAGCTGAAGGCGGAGCTCCAGGCCAAGCTGCTGCGCGTGCTCCAGGAGCGCCGCTTCGAGCGCGTGGGCGGCACGCGGACGCTGGAGGCCGACGTGCGCTGGGTGGCGGCCACCAACCGCGACCTCAAGGCGATGATGGCGCGGGGCGAGTTCCGCGAGGACCTCTACCACCGGCTCGCGGTGTTCCCCATCCGCCTGCCGTCCCTGCGCGAGCGGCGCGAGGACCTGAAGCCGCTGGCGGAGCTGCTGCTGCGGCGCATCGGCGAGGAGCTGGGGCGACCGGGCCTGCGGCTGTCACCCGAGGCGTCGGAGCGGCTGGTGGCCTTCCCGTGGCCGGGCAACGTGCGCGAGCTGCGCAACGCGCTGGAGCGGGCGGCCATCCTCACGGACGGCCAGGTGGTGGAGCCCCGGCACCTGTGGATGGACCCGCCGGGGGGCTCGACTCCCGCGCCCGCCGGTACCGCTCCGGAGGGCGGGCGGCTTCCGGACAAGACGCTGGAGGAGCTGGAGCGGATGGCCATCGAGCAGGCCATCTCGGACGAGGGCGGCAACCGCAAGCGCGCCGCCCAGCGGCTGGGCATCGGCTTGCGGACGCTCTACGACAAGCTGCGGCGCTACGGCATGCAGTAG